One Leptolyngbya ohadii IS1 genomic window carries:
- a CDS encoding PAS domain S-box protein, which produces MLSRALSRCFDRYKNRYGLNLPLYIVLLLPFVGITAGTVSLVVYLSYRSGQQVVTELTDQLMNETSDRVTTGLKTYLQTPILINRLNRDAVRQQQINLQDRAALERLLFQRLQQFEQVTAVQFASPEGVFRGVDRSSAFSLAVANPGQPKTQLVYRLNAQGQRGSLFATIKELDIQRDRPWYQQAVKTGKPGWSPIFLHGPNRITMLSASQPVYEGKTNRLLGVFSVYVGLDYINQFLHDLASRYSGQIIILNQNQEMVATSTLESCFVPDWSGQSEPGQVSGASLPPLRQITMEESRNELTRSLGQYLRRSNVQNHPSNLPSLEQHQHFVLNYKGKRQFVQIVPFEDGQGLKWQILTVVPASNFTAGIYPNMRITALLCLLALAAAIASGLAVTNRLTACISRLNRASRKLAAGDLSQQLPIHDPITEIKELAQSFNQMAIQLQQSFDCVNTALVESEEKFTSIFRTNPEPMGIAAFETGRILDVNDSMVEFWGYPREVLMGQSAMELGLWHEPESREQFRQQLQQQGKVRNLETTVRIQSGQIRTILISADLKDIDGEQCIIAVVKDITDRKRIEDERSVAEERLRKSEARLRDAQRVAQVGSWEFDVTTQELFWSEEVFHIFGWDLTQEPSYSKFLEAVLAEDQSRLRHLIESALVDGKPYEIEYRLRRPDGSIRYALARGQGGVNEQQVTKLYGTVLDITDRKLIELAQQQAFQELTHHVEASPLATIRWNRDFQIEFWSAQAEKLFGWSASEVLGRKMHDWQFIFEDDLDRVNEVASHLMVGHGTICINRNYCKDGSVVTCEWFNSILLDEQGNLISILSLAQDISDRQRAEVALRESEARLRLALEGSGAAAWERDLKTDEVFVVPASATSEPRRYLHQQGMALVHPDDREPLERAYQEAIAQRTTIQLEHRLWVEKPTPKYRWYQINAKVLTDAADQPVRIMGLAIDITNRKAAEQETLQLRERLQFLLSNNPAVLFTCKPNGDYGATFVSDNIQLLLGYSPQDFLQDSSFWASHIHPEDVSAVFAEMSHLFGQGHHTHEYRFLHRDGTYRWLRAGLSLVKDIDGTPTEIIGYLVDITDRKQAEQELQQAKEAAEAANLAKSTFLANMSHELRTPLNVILGYAQLMGFDASLTPEYQDYLRSIHRSGDHLLSLINDVLDFSKIEVGRLTVEVTQFDLPNLLQTLGEMFQFRAEAKQLRLVLDHPSDLPQLITADFSKLRRVIVNLLSNAVKFTETGTITLRTRLLKSHKIQIESSDSLSAILQVEVIDTGVGIAPAELDLIFEAFSQANAGRLSMEGTGLGLTMSRKLVQLMDGELTVESGLGQGSCFRFQIPVQCVNVQKRVPAAPDRPIIGLLPGQLNYRILVVDNQLTNRQLLARLLSRVGLEVREAASGPEAIQQWQTWRPHLIWMDIQMNDMSGYEATRQIRFLERERGIGGAGEQGAGEQGAGEQGSRVTIDRRNPQPTHPPIYPSTKIIALTAQAYQEDRDRALASGFTDFMTKPFEAAAIFQQMATHLGLQYQYGETIQETIAPTATQLPSLQPGDLQVMPPEWIAALYRAALNCSLSDVERLIADIPPHYSLLIQVLQQLSYHYEFEAMMHLSQPAPPSS; this is translated from the coding sequence ATGCTATCCCGCGCCCTGTCTCGCTGCTTCGATCGCTATAAAAATCGCTATGGGCTAAATCTGCCGCTGTATATCGTCCTGCTTCTACCGTTTGTTGGCATCACTGCCGGGACAGTGAGTTTGGTGGTCTATTTGTCCTACCGTAGCGGGCAGCAAGTTGTGACAGAACTGACAGATCAGCTCATGAATGAAACCAGCGATCGGGTCACAACAGGGCTTAAAACCTATCTCCAAACTCCTATCCTGATCAATCGCCTTAACCGGGACGCCGTTCGGCAACAGCAAATTAACCTTCAGGACAGGGCTGCCCTAGAGCGTTTACTGTTTCAGCGGTTGCAGCAGTTCGAGCAGGTTACAGCAGTCCAGTTTGCCAGCCCTGAGGGAGTGTTTCGGGGAGTCGATCGATCGTCCGCCTTCAGTCTAGCCGTTGCTAATCCGGGTCAGCCCAAAACGCAGTTAGTGTACCGTCTCAATGCTCAAGGGCAGCGTGGATCGCTCTTTGCCACAATTAAAGAACTGGATATCCAGCGCGATCGTCCCTGGTATCAGCAGGCAGTTAAAACGGGCAAGCCTGGATGGAGTCCTATTTTCTTGCATGGACCCAACCGAATCACAATGCTCAGTGCCTCTCAGCCAGTTTATGAGGGCAAAACAAACCGATTGCTGGGCGTTTTCTCCGTTTATGTTGGCTTAGACTACATCAACCAATTTCTCCATGACCTTGCAAGTCGATATTCGGGGCAAATTATTATCCTGAACCAGAACCAGGAAATGGTTGCAACCTCCACTCTGGAATCGTGCTTTGTGCCAGATTGGTCTGGTCAATCGGAGCCAGGACAGGTCAGTGGAGCATCTCTTCCTCCCCTGCGGCAAATTACAATGGAGGAAAGCCGCAATGAACTGACGCGATCGCTAGGGCAGTATCTACGCCGTTCCAATGTGCAGAATCATCCGAGCAATTTGCCGTCCTTGGAACAACATCAGCACTTTGTTTTGAACTACAAAGGCAAACGGCAGTTTGTGCAAATCGTGCCCTTTGAAGATGGGCAGGGGCTAAAGTGGCAGATTCTAACTGTGGTTCCTGCATCCAACTTCACCGCAGGCATCTACCCCAATATGCGGATTACGGCACTTCTCTGTTTGCTGGCGTTAGCCGCAGCGATCGCCTCAGGGCTGGCAGTAACAAATCGCCTGACTGCCTGTATTTCTCGCCTAAATCGGGCAAGCCGCAAGCTGGCAGCAGGAGATCTTTCTCAGCAGTTGCCCATTCATGATCCGATCACAGAGATCAAAGAACTGGCGCAATCCTTTAACCAGATGGCAATCCAGCTTCAGCAGTCCTTCGATTGCGTTAATACTGCACTGGTGGAGTCGGAGGAGAAATTTACCTCTATCTTTCGCACTAACCCGGAACCGATGGGCATTGCAGCCTTTGAGACAGGGCGCATTCTGGATGTCAATGACAGCATGGTTGAGTTTTGGGGCTATCCGCGTGAAGTGCTGATGGGGCAAAGCGCGATGGAATTGGGACTATGGCATGAGCCAGAAAGCCGCGAGCAATTTCGGCAACAGCTCCAGCAACAGGGAAAAGTTCGCAATCTGGAAACAACCGTGCGAATCCAGTCTGGTCAGATTAGGACAATCCTGATTTCAGCAGACCTGAAGGACATAGACGGAGAACAATGCATTATTGCAGTTGTCAAAGATATCACCGATCGCAAACGCATTGAAGACGAACGAAGCGTTGCGGAAGAACGACTGCGAAAAAGCGAAGCCCGTTTGCGAGACGCCCAGCGGGTTGCCCAGGTTGGAAGCTGGGAATTTGATGTAACCACGCAGGAATTGTTCTGGTCGGAAGAGGTGTTCCATATTTTTGGATGGGATCTCACGCAGGAACCCTCCTACAGCAAATTCTTAGAAGCGGTGCTGGCGGAAGACCAGAGTCGATTAAGGCACCTGATTGAGTCCGCTCTGGTGGATGGCAAGCCCTATGAAATTGAGTATCGGCTTCGTCGTCCCGATGGTTCTATCCGATATGCCCTTGCCAGAGGTCAGGGGGGCGTGAATGAACAGCAGGTGACTAAACTCTACGGAACCGTGCTGGATATCACCGATCGCAAGCTCATTGAACTGGCGCAGCAGCAAGCATTCCAGGAGCTAACCCACCATGTTGAAGCTTCGCCGCTGGCAACCATTCGCTGGAATCGCGATTTCCAGATTGAATTCTGGTCTGCCCAGGCAGAAAAACTTTTTGGCTGGTCAGCGTCGGAAGTTCTGGGCAGAAAGATGCATGATTGGCAGTTCATCTTTGAGGATGATCTCGATCGCGTCAATGAAGTGGCGTCGCATCTGATGGTAGGTCACGGGACGATTTGCATCAACCGCAACTATTGCAAAGATGGTTCTGTGGTGACTTGCGAATGGTTCAACTCGATTCTGCTCGATGAACAGGGAAATCTCATTTCTATTCTGTCGCTGGCTCAGGATATTAGCGATCGGCAGCGGGCAGAAGTTGCCCTGCGAGAAAGTGAAGCCCGACTGCGACTTGCCCTTGAAGGCTCTGGTGCTGCTGCCTGGGAGCGTGACTTAAAAACCGATGAAGTTTTTGTGGTGCCTGCCTCTGCCACTTCCGAGCCGCGGCGCTACTTGCATCAGCAGGGAATGGCACTGGTGCATCCAGACGATCGCGAGCCATTGGAGCGTGCCTATCAGGAAGCGATCGCCCAGCGAACCACAATCCAGCTTGAACACCGACTCTGGGTTGAGAAACCAACGCCCAAGTACAGGTGGTATCAGATCAACGCTAAGGTTTTAACCGATGCAGCCGATCAGCCTGTCCGCATTATGGGACTTGCGATAGATATCACCAATCGCAAAGCGGCTGAGCAGGAAACGTTACAGCTCCGCGAGCGGCTCCAGTTTCTGCTGTCCAATAATCCGGCAGTTCTCTTTACCTGTAAGCCCAACGGCGATTACGGGGCAACCTTTGTAAGTGACAATATTCAGCTGCTCCTGGGATACTCTCCCCAGGATTTCTTGCAGGATTCCAGCTTTTGGGCAAGCCACATTCACCCAGAAGATGTTTCTGCCGTCTTTGCCGAAATGTCCCATTTGTTTGGGCAGGGGCATCATACCCACGAATATCGTTTTCTGCACCGAGATGGAACCTACCGCTGGCTTCGGGCAGGCTTGAGTCTGGTTAAAGACATCGATGGAACACCGACGGAAATCATTGGTTATCTAGTGGATATTACCGATCGCAAACAGGCGGAGCAGGAACTTCAGCAAGCCAAGGAAGCTGCCGAAGCCGCGAATTTAGCCAAGAGTACCTTCCTGGCAAACATGAGCCACGAACTGCGAACCCCGCTCAACGTGATTCTGGGGTATGCCCAGCTGATGGGCTTTGATGCGTCTCTTACACCGGAGTACCAGGACTATTTGCGATCGATCCATCGCAGTGGAGATCACCTGCTGTCGCTTATCAACGATGTGCTAGATTTCTCCAAAATTGAAGTGGGACGCCTGACCGTGGAGGTTACTCAGTTTGATCTCCCTAACCTGCTGCAAACCTTGGGGGAAATGTTTCAATTCCGCGCCGAAGCCAAGCAGCTGCGTTTGGTTCTGGATCACCCGTCTGATTTGCCTCAACTGATCACTGCCGATTTCAGTAAACTCCGCCGAGTGATCGTCAATCTCTTAAGTAATGCAGTGAAGTTTACCGAGACAGGCACCATTACCCTGCGAACCCGGCTTCTGAAGTCGCACAAAATACAGATCGAAAGCTCAGATTCCCTATCCGCTATCCTGCAAGTTGAAGTCATTGATACGGGGGTTGGCATTGCCCCAGCAGAGCTAGATCTGATCTTTGAGGCATTTTCCCAGGCAAACGCAGGCAGATTATCGATGGAAGGCACGGGTCTGGGACTGACGATGAGCCGAAAACTGGTGCAGTTGATGGACGGTGAATTAACGGTAGAAAGTGGTTTGGGGCAGGGAAGCTGCTTTCGTTTCCAGATTCCAGTGCAGTGTGTTAACGTCCAGAAGCGAGTGCCAGCCGCTCCCGATCGTCCCATTATCGGGCTATTACCGGGTCAGCTCAATTACCGGATACTGGTGGTCGATAATCAGCTAACCAATCGTCAACTGCTGGCTAGACTCCTGAGCAGAGTTGGTTTAGAAGTCCGGGAAGCAGCAAGCGGTCCAGAAGCTATTCAGCAATGGCAAACCTGGCGTCCTCACCTGATCTGGATGGACATTCAAATGAACGATATGAGCGGCTATGAGGCAACAAGGCAGATTCGTTTTCTGGAGCGGGAGCGGGGGATCGGGGGAGCAGGAGAGCAGGGAGCAGGGGAGCAGGGAGCAGGAGAGCAGGGGAGCAGGGTAACAATCGACCGGAGGAATCCCCAACCTACCCATCCACCTATCTACCCGTCCACTAAAATCATCGCCCTCACTGCCCAGGCTTATCAAGAAGACCGCGATCGTGCCCTTGCGTCTGGATTTACTGACTTTATGACTAAACCTTTTGAGGCAGCAGCTATTTTTCAGCAGATGGCGACTCATCTGGGGCTGCAATATCAGTACGGTGAAACGATACAGGAAACGATCGCGCCCACAGCAACCCAGTTGCCGTCCCTTCAGCCTGGCGATCTCCAGGTCATGCCTCCGGAGTGGATTGCGGCACTCTACAGAGCGGCTCTCAACTGCTCTCTATCCGATGTTGAACGGTTAATTGCTGACATTCCGCCCCATTATTCCCTACTCATTCAAGTTTTACAGCAGCTCAGCTATCACTATGAATTTGAAGCAATGATGCACTTGAGCCAACCTGCTCCTCCCTCTTCCTAG
- a CDS encoding hybrid sensor histidine kinase/response regulator gives MPKSTASILVVDDQLDNLRTLSKILQGRGYQVRQATSGPMALRAAVSQPPDLILLDIRMPQMDGYAVCAALKQSPQTREIPVIFLSALGDVSDKVRAFEIGGADYITKPFQAREVIARINNQLNVRQQQQQIANLLQQMQQLNDSLEEQIQAQTLQLQQALQYERTLKQISDRVRDSLDKTYILQATVEELAHVLDAQCCDTVVVNVDRSPEVFCFQSDSGDTVQSYDAVPALLDLPGIHEQLEQGWTFAFCRYSSTAADRRSVNLACPIRDDRTWLGTLWLFKSTESSFSDQELRLVQQVANQCGIALRQARLYQEAQAQIEELYRLNQLKDDFLNTISHELRTPVSNMRMVLQLLMTATEQGQTFLAQIDETESSNNRIAEYFRILQEECEREIRLIQDVLDLQHLEAGTHLLEPVTLDLAEWLRHLLEPYALQAQSQQQQLIVEIAADLPPITTDLASLTRIVTELLNNACKYAPVGEAIVVSATATSSHLLMRVSNSGVEIPPIEQSRIFDKFYRIPNEDPWRYGGTGLGLALVHQLANHIGGTIQVSSGDCWTHFTLELPLFVSES, from the coding sequence ATGCCCAAAAGCACTGCTAGCATTCTTGTTGTCGATGATCAACTCGATAACCTGCGGACGCTTTCCAAGATTCTTCAGGGAAGGGGATATCAAGTTCGGCAGGCAACCAGTGGACCCATGGCGCTGAGGGCAGCAGTTTCCCAACCGCCCGATCTGATTCTGCTGGATATCCGAATGCCGCAGATGGACGGGTATGCGGTTTGTGCCGCGCTGAAGCAGTCTCCGCAGACGCGGGAAATCCCTGTGATCTTTCTCAGTGCCCTGGGAGATGTCTCAGATAAGGTCAGGGCTTTTGAAATTGGGGGAGCAGACTACATTACCAAGCCGTTTCAGGCGCGAGAAGTCATAGCGCGAATTAATAATCAGCTCAATGTCCGTCAACAGCAACAGCAAATTGCAAATCTCCTGCAACAAATGCAGCAGCTCAATGACAGTCTCGAAGAACAGATTCAGGCGCAAACGCTGCAACTGCAACAGGCACTGCAATATGAAAGAACCCTGAAGCAAATTAGCGATCGCGTGCGAGACTCCCTCGACAAAACCTACATTCTCCAGGCAACCGTGGAAGAACTTGCCCATGTGTTAGACGCCCAGTGCTGCGACACAGTGGTTGTTAATGTCGATCGATCGCCGGAGGTGTTCTGCTTTCAGTCCGATTCCGGTGATACAGTTCAGTCCTACGATGCCGTTCCCGCCTTGCTCGATCTTCCGGGGATTCATGAGCAGCTTGAGCAGGGCTGGACGTTTGCTTTCTGTCGCTATAGCAGCACTGCCGCCGATCGCCGATCGGTCAATTTAGCCTGCCCCATTCGGGACGATCGTACCTGGCTGGGAACGCTCTGGCTGTTCAAATCAACGGAGTCTAGTTTTAGCGATCAGGAGTTGCGGCTGGTACAGCAGGTTGCCAATCAGTGCGGGATCGCTCTGCGTCAGGCGAGGCTTTATCAGGAAGCTCAGGCACAAATTGAAGAACTCTACCGCCTCAACCAGCTTAAAGATGATTTTCTGAACACCATTTCCCATGAGCTACGCACCCCTGTTTCCAATATGCGAATGGTGCTGCAACTGCTAATGACGGCAACTGAACAAGGACAAACCTTCCTGGCACAAATCGACGAAACGGAGTCCAGCAATAACCGCATTGCCGAATATTTCAGGATTTTGCAGGAGGAATGCGAACGGGAAATTCGCCTGATTCAGGATGTGTTAGATCTTCAGCACCTTGAGGCAGGAACCCATCTCCTGGAGCCTGTCACCCTAGATTTAGCAGAGTGGCTGCGCCATTTGCTGGAACCCTACGCACTGCAAGCCCAGAGCCAGCAGCAGCAGCTTATTGTAGAAATTGCCGCCGATTTGCCCCCCATCACAACCGATCTGGCAAGCCTGACGCGAATTGTGACGGAGCTGCTGAACAATGCCTGTAAATATGCCCCCGTCGGAGAGGCGATCGTCGTTTCGGCAACAGCAACGTCTTCCCATCTATTGATGCGCGTTAGCAATTCTGGAGTCGAGATCCCACCCATCGAACAGAGCCGGATTTTTGATAAGTTTTACCGTATCCCCAACGAAGATCCCTGGCGATATGGCGGCACCGGATTAGGTCTGGCACTGGTACACCAGCTTGCAAACCATATTGGAGGAACGATTCAGGTTTCTAGCGGCGATTGCTGGACCCATTTCACTCTTGAATTGCCTCTTTTTGTATCCGAATCGTGA
- a CDS encoding response regulator, with protein sequence MRILLVEDDTLLAQVLSDHLTAQHYTVDTAIDGATGLEFAQSAAYDLIVLDVNLPKLNGIRLCELLRQNRCTMPILLLTAKGDSSDKVIGLDSGADDYVVKPCTVEEISARIRALLRRLSPDKAPILSWGNLSLNPVTCEVTSNEQPLSLSAKEYSLLELLLRNPQRVFSSSNILEHLWSFEDAPSEETIRSHIKRLRRKLKASGSDDPIDTVYGIGYRLKPPPAPFLSPSTPNLDSPENQARAAAVALWEQFKQPILERIAYLDRAVAALEAGHLPTDLQEDATQAAHKLAGSLAMFGFSAGTQLGRDLEQLLSSSSPTAAAIKPLVEELHQVLASPATSSTPLPALLSTTLLGTSADPQSGNICSEGANPQVKESLSEQLASGELASRELASGQLASGQPCSTAIQSPLPLSLLMVDSDVDLAKQLQQLGENLGVEVSIMPDLAQARSSLSTCLPDAVLLELGVEEKSEAGLKFLEELSQQFPELPLIVFTVQDNFEHRMESVRRGCRCFLSKSMPLTQVISAVQNVLNREAMAPIKVLAVDDDLLTLNLLLHCSRNWGISMTTLNCPEQFWQTLEQVQPDLVVLDVQMPAISGIELCQVVRSDRNWHHLPILFLTAQQEPDAILAIYRAGADDCMSKPFREIDVMTRIFNRVRRTRLLKSGSSEPSM encoded by the coding sequence ATGAGAATTCTGCTTGTTGAAGACGATACCCTTCTGGCACAAGTTCTGTCAGATCATCTAACGGCTCAACACTACACTGTTGATACGGCGATCGACGGTGCGACTGGCTTGGAATTTGCTCAGTCCGCTGCCTACGATCTGATTGTGCTAGATGTAAACCTGCCGAAGCTCAATGGCATTCGTCTTTGCGAGCTGCTGCGGCAGAACCGCTGTACTATGCCCATTCTGCTGTTGACTGCAAAAGGAGACAGTTCAGATAAGGTAATCGGGCTGGATTCCGGTGCCGATGACTATGTGGTTAAACCCTGTACCGTTGAAGAAATTAGCGCCCGCATTCGTGCCCTGCTGCGTCGCCTTAGCCCCGATAAAGCTCCCATTCTAAGTTGGGGCAATCTGTCCCTTAATCCTGTCACCTGCGAAGTCACCAGCAATGAGCAGCCGCTCTCCCTATCGGCGAAGGAATACAGTTTGCTGGAACTGCTGCTCCGCAATCCCCAACGTGTTTTTAGCAGCAGCAACATTCTGGAACATCTCTGGAGCTTTGAGGACGCGCCCAGCGAAGAAACGATCCGATCGCACATCAAACGATTGCGGCGTAAGCTCAAAGCCTCCGGCAGCGATGATCCTATTGATACGGTCTATGGCATTGGATATCGGCTCAAACCGCCTCCTGCGCCCTTTTTATCTCCCTCCACACCCAATCTAGATTCACCAGAAAACCAGGCTCGTGCCGCTGCTGTTGCCCTTTGGGAGCAATTTAAACAGCCAATTCTAGAACGGATTGCCTATCTCGATCGGGCGGTTGCTGCGCTGGAGGCCGGACATCTGCCCACAGATCTTCAGGAGGACGCTACCCAAGCTGCCCATAAACTTGCAGGCTCTCTGGCAATGTTTGGGTTTTCCGCAGGAACTCAACTGGGACGGGATCTGGAACAGCTACTCTCTTCCTCCTCGCCCACTGCCGCTGCGATCAAGCCCTTGGTAGAAGAACTGCACCAAGTTTTGGCTTCTCCCGCTACATCATCGACCCCGCTGCCCGCTCTACTGTCCACCACGTTACTGGGCACTTCAGCAGACCCGCAGTCAGGAAATATCTGTTCTGAAGGAGCCAACCCGCAGGTTAAAGAATCCCTTTCAGAGCAGCTAGCCTCAGGAGAGTTAGCCTCAAGAGAGTTAGCCTCAGGGCAATTAGCCTCAGGACAGCCCTGCTCTACAGCAATTCAGTCCCCGTTACCCCTCAGTTTGCTGATGGTCGATAGTGACGTGGATTTAGCAAAACAGTTGCAGCAGCTTGGTGAGAATTTGGGAGTAGAAGTTTCAATCATGCCTGATTTAGCTCAGGCGCGTTCATCTTTATCAACCTGCCTTCCCGATGCGGTACTGCTGGAACTCGGTGTTGAGGAAAAATCCGAGGCGGGTCTGAAATTCCTGGAGGAACTCTCCCAACAATTTCCTGAACTGCCGCTGATTGTGTTCACGGTGCAGGACAATTTTGAGCATCGCATGGAGAGTGTTCGGCGTGGATGTCGTTGTTTCCTTTCAAAATCAATGCCGCTGACGCAAGTAATTTCGGCGGTGCAAAACGTTCTTAACCGTGAGGCAATGGCTCCTATCAAGGTATTAGCAGTCGATGATGATTTGCTGACTTTAAATCTGCTGCTGCATTGTTCACGAAACTGGGGCATTTCGATGACAACCCTCAACTGCCCGGAGCAATTTTGGCAAACGCTGGAGCAAGTCCAGCCGGATCTGGTTGTTCTGGATGTGCAGATGCCCGCGATTAGTGGGATTGAACTATGTCAGGTTGTGCGGAGCGATCGAAACTGGCACCATTTACCGATTTTGTTCCTGACTGCACAGCAGGAGCCGGATGCAATTCTCGCTATTTACAGGGCAGGGGCAGATGATTGTATGAGCAAACCTTTCAGGGAGATTGATGTGATGACGCGAATTTTCAATCGAGTGAGGCGAACTCGCTTACTAAAATCAGGCTCAAGCGAGCCATCCATGTAA
- a CDS encoding response regulator — protein MKRILVIDDEADIREIARMSLKITKQWDVLIAATGNEGVAIAAAEQPDAILLDVIMPEVDGIATLQALNQNTATQHIPVLLLTATVRVATQKQYAELGAKAVLLKPFDPAMLGTQIERLLNWSSPE, from the coding sequence ATGAAGCGAATCCTAGTTATTGACGACGAAGCTGACATCCGCGAAATTGCTAGGATGAGTTTAAAGATTACAAAACAGTGGGATGTACTCATTGCTGCTACCGGCAATGAAGGAGTCGCGATCGCAGCCGCAGAGCAACCGGACGCTATCTTGCTCGATGTGATTATGCCAGAAGTCGATGGAATCGCAACGCTTCAAGCGCTCAATCAGAACACTGCGACCCAGCATATTCCCGTCCTTTTGCTAACGGCGACGGTCAGAGTTGCGACTCAAAAACAGTACGCCGAACTAGGGGCAAAAGCAGTTCTCCTGAAACCCTTTGATCCGGCAATGCTGGGAACCCAGATTGAGCGGCTGTTGAACTGGAGTTCGCCCGAATAA
- a CDS encoding putative bifunctional diguanylate cyclase/phosphodiesterase, translating to MIESQTSFSSRSKSAIAPAVPSVLEDTALFISHELRTPLTSIRCVLGLLHAGQIGSLSEEGQHLLTIALNNTDRLTRLISMIEQGAIAPVTPLSPVEIEQLQLENDLHQALTHQQFWLEYQPVMEVKSGQVTGFEALLRWQHPTRGNIPPIVFIPIAERIGLIHELGLWVLQQSCQQLVKWQEQFHCLSNLSINVNLSALQLLKPDLLPQIQQIIENAQIAPHCLKLEITETALIDNHEMAFSLLEQLRQMGVQIYIDDFGTGYSSLSRLQDLPIDALKIDRSFIRFKRWDISEAIITLAAKLGLNVIAEGVETPEDLVTLQSMGCHYMQGYFFSKPINSTEVTELLSSHLSLPLNSTLNSTLNSTLNSTLGSPLSSPLACSEFHV from the coding sequence ATGATAGAGTCTCAAACTTCTTTTTCCTCCAGATCCAAGTCCGCGATTGCTCCGGCTGTCCCCAGTGTCCTTGAAGATACTGCTCTCTTCATCAGCCATGAACTCAGGACTCCTCTCACCTCAATTCGATGCGTTCTCGGTTTACTTCATGCCGGGCAGATCGGCAGCCTCTCTGAAGAGGGACAACATCTGCTCACGATCGCCCTCAATAATACCGATCGGTTAACCCGGCTGATCAGCATGATTGAACAGGGTGCGATCGCGCCAGTTACCCCCCTATCTCCCGTTGAAATAGAGCAGCTTCAGCTAGAAAACGATCTGCATCAGGCACTTACGCATCAGCAGTTTTGGCTGGAATATCAGCCTGTTATGGAAGTTAAATCAGGTCAGGTGACAGGATTTGAGGCGCTACTGCGCTGGCAGCATCCGACCAGAGGCAACATTCCCCCCATAGTCTTTATTCCCATTGCAGAACGCATAGGATTAATTCACGAGCTGGGTCTATGGGTACTCCAGCAGTCCTGTCAACAGTTAGTGAAGTGGCAGGAGCAGTTTCACTGCCTTTCAAATCTGTCAATCAACGTAAATTTATCCGCCCTTCAGCTTCTGAAGCCTGACCTGTTGCCGCAGATCCAGCAGATCATTGAGAATGCTCAAATTGCTCCCCATTGCCTAAAGCTAGAAATTACAGAAACTGCGCTCATTGATAATCACGAAATGGCATTTAGCCTACTGGAGCAGCTGAGACAGATGGGCGTTCAAATCTATATTGATGATTTTGGAACAGGCTACTCATCCCTATCTCGATTACAGGATTTACCGATCGATGCACTTAAAATCGATCGATCGTTCATCCGCTTTAAGCGCTGGGACATCAGCGAGGCGATTATTACTCTGGCAGCAAAGCTGGGGCTGAATGTCATTGCAGAAGGCGTAGAAACTCCTGAGGATTTGGTCACGCTCCAAAGCATGGGATGCCACTACATGCAGGGCTATTTCTTCTCAAAACCCATTAACTCTACAGAAGTGACTGAGCTTCTGTCGTCTCACCTGAGTTTACCCCTAAATTCAACTCTAAATTCAACTCTAAATTCAACTCTAAATTCAACTCTAGGTTCACCCCTCAGCTCACCTCTGGCTTGCTCTGAGTTTCATGTCTGA